The Thermomonospora amylolytica sequence GACACCGAGGGACCTGCGGATTTGGTGATCGGTGCCGCAAACCGGGGGTGCCGCGGGGCACACGCGGGCGGAACGGGCGGCGCCCCGCCCCTGTGGCGCGGCGTGCGGATGCGCCAGGATGGCGCCATGAGCTACAGCGGAGATGTCCAGGTCGGCGGGCCGCCCGCGGTGCGGGAGCTGCCCGGGCTCACCGTCACCAAGGTGGCGGTCGGGCCGTACGACAACAACGCCTACCTGCTGCGCTGCACCGCCACCGGGGAGCAGTTGCTGATCGACGCGGCCAACGAGCCGGAACGGCTGCTGGAGCTGATCGGCGACGGGCCGCTGGGCCGGGTCGTGACCACCCACCGCCACCAGGACCACTGGGAGGCGCTGAGCCCGGTGGTCAAGGCGACGGGCGCGCCGGTGACGGCGCATCCGCTGGACGCCGCCAGCCTGCCGGAGCCGGTGACCGAGCCGGTGGAGCACGGGGACCGGATCCGGGTCGGGCAGGCCGAACTGGAGGTGGTCCACCTGCGCGGGCACACCCCGGGGTCGATCGCGCTGCTGTACGACGCGGGCGGGCGGCTGGCCGACTCCCCGCACCTGTTCACCGGGGACAGCCTGTTCCCCGGCGGGGTGGGCAACACCTGGGGCGACCCGGACCTGTTCCGCCAGTTGCTGTCGGACGTGGAGGAGCGGGTCTTCGACCGGCTGCCGGACGCGACGTGGTTCTATCCCGGTCACGGCAAGGACTCCACGCTGGGCAGGGAGCGCCCGAGTCTGCCGGAGTGGCGCGAACGGGGCTGGTGACGCCGGCCCGCTCCCGGGCGGGGGGCGGGCCATGGTCACCGCCCCGGCCGGGATCGCCGTGCTGAACGCCGCCGACGCGCGGCTGGTCCGGCGCGCCTGGCGGGCCTGCCGCACGGCGGGCCCGCCGCTGGTCCCGTACGCGGCGTGGACGGCGTTCGCCACCGCCCTCAACGACGCGATCGAGCCCCGCACCCCCTGATCGGCCGATGACGGGAGGGCGATTCCACGCACCGAGCGCATATGGTGGATGATCCCCCTCCCCCAAGGAGTGCCGCCCATCCCCGAGCGCGATGACGTGCCCCTGCTGGCCGCGGAACCGGTCGCCGAGTCCGCCGGTCCTGGGCTGCGTTTCCCCGGACGGTCGCTGGTGCTGGTGGCGGGGCTGCCCGGCGCCGGCAAGAGCACCCTGCTGGCACGGCTGTACGGGATGCGCGGGGACGAGTCCGAGCCGGTGCGGGCCGGGCGGGTGCACGTGATCGACTCCCGGCAGGCCCGCAACTGGTGGGCGCGCCGGCTGCGCCCGCTGCCGCCGCGGGCGCA is a genomic window containing:
- a CDS encoding MBL fold metallo-hydrolase, with product MSYSGDVQVGGPPAVRELPGLTVTKVAVGPYDNNAYLLRCTATGEQLLIDAANEPERLLELIGDGPLGRVVTTHRHQDHWEALSPVVKATGAPVTAHPLDAASLPEPVTEPVEHGDRIRVGQAELEVVHLRGHTPGSIALLYDAGGRLADSPHLFTGDSLFPGGVGNTWGDPDLFRQLLSDVEERVFDRLPDATWFYPGHGKDSTLGRERPSLPEWRERGW
- a CDS encoding tryptophan-rich sensory protein; the encoded protein is MVTAPAGIAVLNAADARLVRRAWRACRTAGPPLVPYAAWTAFATALNDAIEPRTP